The Erwinia billingiae Eb661 nucleotide sequence TATCCACCAGGCGCATCAGCACCGTATCTACCCAGCCGCCAAGATAACCGGCACTGGTGCCAATCAGTAAACCCAGTGGCGTGATGATCACTGCGGTCAGACAGGCGATATACAGCGTGATGCGTGCGCCATAGAGCAAACGGCTATAGATATCGCGGCCCAGCTCATCGGTGCCCAACCAGAAGCTGGCGCTGGGTGGTTTCAGTCGATGGGCCAAATCCTGAGTAAAGATATCGTGATTGCTTAACAGCGGCGCAAATAGCGCGGCAAAGATAATTACCAGTAGAACGATCAGGCCAAACAGCGCGGAGTGGTTGGCACAAAAGCGCCGCCACTGGATCCACATCTGTTGCATCCTGGCCTGGAAAGGGGAGCGTGGTGCCGGTGCGCTCAGCCAGCTACGCAGCGCCGAGCGGGAAGGCGCGGGCAGCGATCGGTTAACGGAATCGGTCATTGATCCTCCTGACGCGTTCGTGGATCGAATATACGGTAGAGCAAATCGCACAGCAGATTGATGGCCACAAAAATCGCCCCGGTCAGTAGCGTACAGCCGACCACGGCATTCATATCACCTGCCAGCAATGCGTTGGTGAGATAGCGGCCAAACCCTGGCCAGGCGAAGACCGTTTCAGTCAGGACGGCGCCTTCCAGCAGCCATGCCCATGAGAGCGCGACGACCGTCAGCGTAGGAACGGCGATATTGCGCAGTGCATGCACCCACACGCAGCGTGCCCAGGACAAGCCTTTCACGCGGGCGGTGATGATGTACTCCTGCGAGAGTTGCTCGATCATAAAGCTGCGCACCATGCGGCTGATATAGGCCAGCGAACTCAGCCCCAGAATCGACGCAGGAAGGATGATATGGCCGAAGACGTTTTTGAATACTGCCCAGTTACCACCGAGTAAACTGTCAATCAGCCAGAAACCGGTGACCGGTTTCAAATCGAACTCGTACATAAAATCAATCCGTCCGGGCCCGCCAATCCAGCCCAGTGAGGCGTAGAACAGCAGTAATCCCATTAAGCCCAGCCAGAAATGCGGTGTGGAGTAGCTAAGCAAGCCGATAAACCGGATCAGATGGTCAAACCACGAATTACGATACATCGCTGACAGCACGCCTGCCGGAATACCCAGCCCGACACCGATGATAGCCGCGACCGTTGCCAGCTCCAGCGTCGCCGGAAAGACGCGGGCAATATCCTGTGCTACCGGCTGGCTGGTGGTCAGTGCGATACCAAAGTCGAGATGGGCCAGTTGCCAGAGATAGTCGATAAATTGTTTCCACAACGGCTGGTCGAGACCAAGCTGGTGGAACATCTGGTTATAGGCTTCCTGACTGGCGTTATCGC carries:
- a CDS encoding ABC transporter permease, encoding MSQVITEIAGPSPMFRYLKRLLKGTFSIFCTLMGLAALTFFIGRLLPIDPVVAVIGDNASQEAYNQMFHQLGLDQPLWKQFIDYLWQLAHLDFGIALTTSQPVAQDIARVFPATLELATVAAIIGVGLGIPAGVLSAMYRNSWFDHLIRFIGLLSYSTPHFWLGLMGLLLFYASLGWIGGPGRIDFMYEFDLKPVTGFWLIDSLLGGNWAVFKNVFGHIILPASILGLSSLAYISRMVRSFMIEQLSQEYIITARVKGLSWARCVWVHALRNIAVPTLTVVALSWAWLLEGAVLTETVFAWPGFGRYLTNALLAGDMNAVVGCTLLTGAIFVAINLLCDLLYRIFDPRTRQEDQ